AAAGTGCGAAGGAAGTAAGCAACCATGAAAAAGAAGCAAAAATGAAATTTTTTAATATGCTTTATCTTGCCAACAAAAATCCTTTTATGTTGGCTGGTGGAAACTCATATAAAATAGCGTTTAAAAAGTTTGTAGAAGGTTATTTATCCATAGTATTTAAGTTTAAAAATGCAGAATGCCACAATAGAGAGTTTGCAAGTCTTACACCAGATGAGATGCTTTACGTATTAGGATTGGCAAATAGATATATAAAGTGTAATTTAACTTAATAATCAATAGAAAAGCGGCTTTGCCGCTTATTATTTTGTTATTTTAGTTTACAAATACTAAAGTTTTTTCTAAAAGTTTTTAAAATTATTTATAAAAGTTTAGAAGGAAAATGTAGGGCTTTGAAGAATATATTACTTAAAAAGATTTAAAAAGATTTTTTGTTAGAGGACATATTATGGAAATATATTGTGTTAGTATAAAGTTATGGAGGCATGAAAATGAGGGTAGTTTTGGAGTTTATAGGTGACAAAGACTTACATCTTCCGATACAGTACAACCACATAGTGCAGGGATTCATATACAACAACATGACAGATGGAGATTTTAGCGCATTTATGCACGATGAAGGATTTAAGCATGGCAAAAGGAAGTTTAAATTATTTACGTATTCTAGGTTAGAAGGAGAATTTAGGCTTCTAAAAAAGGAAGAAAAGATTGTATTAAAGCCGCCTTTCAGGCTTACAATATCATCTCCAATTGACGAATTCATATTTGATATTTCTCAAAATATGTTTAAGAAGGATTTCTGCACTTTTAACAGTCAAACATTTCAGCTAAGCTCTATAAATATAGAAAATCCTCCTGTATTTAGAGATAGGGCTAGGATAAAGTTTTTGTCGCCTGTAGTAATGTATTCTACTATTGAAGATAAAGGGATTAAGTATA
The nucleotide sequence above comes from Thermoanaerobacterium sp. CMT5567-10. Encoded proteins:
- the cas6 gene encoding CRISPR-associated endoribonuclease Cas6; this encodes MRVVLEFIGDKDLHLPIQYNHIVQGFIYNNMTDGDFSAFMHDEGFKHGKRKFKLFTYSRLEGEFRLLKKEEKIVLKPPFRLTISSPIDEFIFDISQNMFKKDFCTFNSQTFQLSSINIENPPVFRDRARIKFLSPVVMYSTIEDKGIKYTYYYSPWNDNFSDLLLNNLIKKYEVIYGEGVRDPYFKLYPIGRENMKYQKVMKYKNTVIKGWMGIYDVECNPDLLKVAYYSGLGAKNSQGFGCFEIL